From Candidatus Methylomirabilota bacterium, one genomic window encodes:
- the thpR gene encoding RNA 2',3'-cyclic phosphodiesterase: MAVSPDGPGHAATPAPVRRAGRRRDPAPGPGRLAIAPIRSFVAILLPAALRARLGAEIERLRATARGVGWIAPEHLHLTLKFLGGVEPARLEGVAAALGRVAAAGAPFDLALHGLGAFPASTRPRILWGGVGAGAPTVVDLAARVDEALATLGFAAEARPFSAHVTLGRVREPRRNPALAAALDAAATLDFGLFTVEQIALMRSDLSPRGACYTCLESWPLGLAPNR; encoded by the coding sequence GTGGCAGTCAGCCCAGATGGCCCTGGACATGCTGCGACGCCGGCTCCTGTCCGACGGGCCGGCCGGCGCCGAGACCCAGCGCCCGGTCCTGGACGCCTCGCGATAGCCCCGATTCGCTCGTTCGTCGCGATCCTCCTTCCCGCCGCGCTGCGCGCGCGGCTCGGCGCGGAGATCGAGCGCCTGCGCGCCACCGCGCGCGGGGTCGGCTGGATCGCCCCGGAACATCTCCATCTCACCCTGAAGTTCCTCGGCGGCGTCGAGCCCGCTCGCCTGGAGGGCGTCGCCGCCGCGCTGGGCCGAGTAGCGGCGGCCGGCGCCCCGTTCGATCTGGCGCTGCACGGGCTGGGGGCATTCCCCGCGTCGACGCGCCCGCGCATCCTCTGGGGCGGCGTGGGCGCGGGCGCTCCGACGGTCGTGGACCTGGCCGCCCGCGTCGACGAGGCGCTCGCCACGCTCGGCTTCGCCGCCGAGGCGCGTCCGTTCTCGGCGCACGTCACCCTCGGGCGCGTGCGCGAGCCCCGTCGCAACCCCGCGCTGGCCGCGGCGCTCGACGCCGCGGCGACGCTCGACTTCGGCCTCTTCACGGTCGAGCAGATCGCCCTGATGCGCAGCGATCTCTCACCGCGCGGCGCGTGCTACACCTGCCTCGAGTCCTGGCCCCTGGGGCTGGCGCCGAACCGCTAA
- a CDS encoding YajQ family cyclic di-GMP-binding protein codes for MAAENSFDIVCKIDMQEVRNALDQARREIETRYDLKGTKNEILLDKTDIVASATDDMKLKAVVDILQSRLHKRGVPLKALTYGKVEEAAGGLQRQRIGLQQGIPIEKAREIVRRIKDTKLKVQASIQEDQVRVSGKNRDDLQKIIAMLKEQDSGIALQFANYRSV; via the coding sequence ATGGCCGCCGAAAACTCCTTCGACATCGTCTGCAAGATCGACATGCAGGAGGTGCGGAACGCGCTCGACCAGGCGCGGCGCGAGATCGAGACGCGCTACGACCTCAAGGGCACCAAGAACGAGATCCTGCTGGACAAGACCGACATCGTCGCCAGCGCGACGGACGACATGAAGCTCAAGGCCGTGGTCGACATTCTCCAGTCCCGGCTCCACAAGCGGGGGGTGCCACTCAAGGCGCTCACCTACGGCAAGGTGGAGGAGGCCGCCGGCGGCCTCCAGCGCCAGCGCATCGGGCTCCAGCAGGGCATCCCCATCGAGAAGGCGCGGGAGATCGTCCGCCGCATCAAGGACACCAAGCTCAAGGTTCAGGCGTCGATCCAGGAGGACCAGGTCCGCGTCTCTGGCAAGAACCGCGACGATCTGCAGAAAATCATCGCGATGCTCAAGGAGCAGGACTCCGGCATCGCGCTCCAGTTCGCGAACTACCGCAGCGTCTGA
- a CDS encoding ABC transporter substrate-binding protein, whose translation MTGGRLRLGLGTALVLTLPIAITVWAAPPPTDQLRKSIDQVLRVLKDPEMNSAPRAGQRRAVLRKIAGEIFDYAEITKRALGRHWQARTPAERVEIVRLFSHLLERSYIAKIELYNGERIAYTGESVDGEQAIVRIRIVTRQGKEIPVEYRMLRRGDRWLTYDLTIEGVSLVSNYRGQFNKILQSGSHGELVKRLREAVEDRTEEGGPKVRRASQR comes from the coding sequence ATGACCGGAGGACGCCTCCGCCTCGGGCTCGGCACCGCCCTGGTGCTCACGCTGCCCATCGCCATCACCGTCTGGGCGGCGCCGCCACCGACCGATCAGCTCCGCAAGTCCATCGACCAGGTGCTCAGGGTGCTCAAGGACCCCGAGATGAACAGCGCGCCGCGCGCCGGCCAGCGGCGGGCGGTCCTCAGGAAGATTGCCGGCGAGATCTTCGATTACGCCGAGATCACGAAGCGCGCGCTGGGGCGCCACTGGCAGGCGCGCACGCCGGCCGAGCGGGTGGAGATCGTCCGGCTCTTCAGTCACCTCCTCGAGCGCTCCTACATCGCCAAGATCGAGCTCTACAACGGCGAGCGGATCGCCTACACCGGCGAGTCGGTGGACGGCGAGCAGGCGATCGTCCGCATCCGCATCGTGACCCGGCAGGGCAAGGAGATCCCGGTGGAGTACCGGATGCTGCGTCGGGGCGACCGGTGGCTGACCTACGATCTCACGATCGAGGGGGTCAGCCTCGTCTCCAACTACCGGGGCCAGTTCAACAAGATCCTCCAGAGCGGCTCCCACGGCGAGCTGGTCAAGCGGCTCCGCGAAGCGGTCGAAGATCGCACCGAAGAGGGGGGCCCCAAGGTCCGACGCGCGTCACAGCGGTAG
- a CDS encoding phosphatidylglycerophosphatase A, which yields MPDALAPASGRRRPLTAANRIALFVATAGGAGYAPIAPGTVGSALAALLLWLIPFSREGLVLFLLAVTVGGAWAAHRAEQLLGARDPGAIVIDEVAGMTLSVLAFPLTPPVLAVGLLLFRLFDILKPFPARVSQKLHGGAGVMVDDLIAGLYALGALSLLRTVARWP from the coding sequence ATGCCCGACGCCCTGGCGCCCGCGTCTGGTCGCCGCCGACCGTTGACCGCTGCCAACCGCATCGCGCTCTTCGTGGCCACCGCCGGCGGCGCCGGCTACGCGCCTATCGCGCCAGGCACCGTCGGCAGCGCGCTCGCCGCGCTCCTCCTCTGGCTGATTCCCTTCTCGCGCGAGGGGCTCGTGCTCTTCCTCCTGGCCGTCACGGTCGGCGGGGCGTGGGCCGCGCACCGGGCCGAGCAGCTCCTGGGCGCCCGGGACCCGGGCGCGATCGTCATCGACGAGGTGGCGGGCATGACGCTCTCGGTCCTCGCCTTCCCGCTGACACCGCCCGTGCTCGCGGTGGGCTTGCTGCTCTTCCGCCTCTTCGACATCCTGAAGCCCTTCCCCGCGCGCGTGAGCCAGAAGCTCCACGGCGGCGCCGGCGTGATGGTCGACGACCTGATCGCCGGGCTCTATGCGCTCGGCGCGCTGTCCCTCCTTCGAACGGTGGCGCGGTGGCCCTGA
- a CDS encoding outer membrane lipoprotein carrier protein LolA, with protein MRLLVATLVLGLVPTGTDALTLDEAIRGLEGAYGRMADLRAEFSQTSFNKSLNSTIPAQGAVYLKKGGKLRWEYSEPTKQEIVSDGKTLWVYTPALNQVNMGPAPDALAGPAGSFLAGLGRLREHFDVRFLNPAQPTDAEGNVVLDLTPKQPLPTLSRLILAVEPRTWELRRAVVYDQFENTVTMRFTKVAVNSGLSDRLFSFVPPPGVATVPLR; from the coding sequence GTGAGGCTCCTCGTCGCGACCCTGGTGCTCGGCCTTGTCCCGACTGGCACCGACGCGCTGACGCTGGACGAGGCGATCCGGGGGCTCGAGGGCGCCTACGGGCGCATGGCCGACCTCCGGGCCGAGTTCTCGCAGACGTCGTTCAACAAGAGCCTGAACTCGACGATCCCCGCCCAGGGGGCCGTCTATCTGAAGAAGGGCGGCAAGCTCCGCTGGGAGTACAGCGAGCCCACCAAGCAGGAGATCGTGTCCGACGGCAAGACACTCTGGGTCTACACGCCCGCGCTCAACCAGGTGAACATGGGGCCCGCGCCCGACGCCCTGGCCGGCCCCGCCGGCTCGTTTCTGGCCGGGCTCGGCCGGCTGCGCGAGCACTTCGACGTCCGCTTCCTCAACCCGGCGCAGCCCACGGACGCCGAGGGCAACGTCGTGCTCGACCTCACGCCCAAGCAGCCGCTGCCCACCCTCAGCCGGCTCATCCTCGCCGTCGAGCCTCGCACCTGGGAGCTGCGCCGGGCCGTCGTCTACGACCAGTTCGAGAACACGGTGACGATGCGCTTCACGAAAGTCGCCGTCAACAGCGGTCTCAGCGACCGCCTCTTCAGCTTCGTGCCGCCGCCGGGCGTGGCCACGGTGCCCTTGCGGTAG
- the recA gene encoding recombinase RecA — MAEVKSDRRQALDLAIAQIERQFGKGAVMRLGSGAPLEEIAVIPTGALSLDVALGIGGLPRGRVTEIYGPESSGKTTLALHVVAEAQRLGGIAAFIDAEHALDPIYTKKLGVNIDELLISQPDTGEQALEIAETLVRSNAVDVIVVDSVAALVPRAELDGDMGDSLPGLQARLMSQALRKLTAAISRSGVVMIFINQIREKIGVMFGSPETQPGGRALKFYASVRIDVRRQDAIKQGTESLGVRTKAKVVKNKLAPPFREAEFDMIYGEGISKAGTVLDAGVEQGVIEKSGTWYTYKGDRIGQGRENAKKWLQENPAVLADLEAKIRETLGLRAPAPIK, encoded by the coding sequence ATGGCAGAGGTCAAGAGCGACCGGCGGCAGGCCCTGGACCTGGCGATCGCGCAGATCGAGCGACAGTTCGGCAAGGGCGCCGTCATGCGGCTCGGCTCGGGGGCGCCGCTGGAGGAGATCGCGGTCATCCCCACCGGTGCCCTGTCGCTCGATGTCGCCCTCGGCATCGGCGGGCTGCCCCGTGGCCGGGTCACCGAGATCTACGGCCCGGAGTCGTCCGGCAAGACGACGCTGGCGCTCCACGTGGTGGCCGAGGCCCAGCGCCTGGGCGGCATCGCCGCGTTCATCGATGCCGAGCATGCGCTGGATCCCATCTACACCAAGAAGCTCGGCGTCAACATCGACGAGCTCCTGATCTCCCAGCCGGACACCGGCGAGCAGGCGCTGGAGATCGCCGAGACGCTCGTCCGCTCCAATGCCGTGGACGTGATCGTCGTCGACTCCGTGGCGGCGCTGGTGCCGCGCGCCGAGCTGGACGGCGACATGGGCGACTCGCTCCCCGGCCTGCAGGCGCGTCTCATGTCCCAGGCCCTCCGCAAGCTCACCGCGGCGATCTCGCGCTCCGGCGTGGTCATGATCTTCATCAACCAGATCCGCGAGAAGATCGGGGTCATGTTCGGCTCGCCGGAGACCCAGCCCGGCGGGCGGGCGCTCAAGTTCTATGCCTCGGTGCGCATCGACGTCCGCCGCCAGGACGCCATCAAGCAGGGCACGGAGTCGCTCGGCGTCCGGACCAAGGCCAAGGTGGTCAAGAACAAGCTGGCCCCGCCCTTCCGCGAGGCCGAGTTCGACATGATCTATGGCGAGGGCATCTCCAAGGCGGGGACGGTCCTCGATGCCGGGGTCGAACAGGGCGTCATCGAGAAATCCGGCACCTGGTACACCTACAAGGGCGATCGGATCGGGCAGGGGCGCGAGAACGCCAAGAAATGGCTCCAGGAAAACCCCGCGGTCCTCGCCGACCTGGAGGCGAAGATCCGCGAGACGCTGGGCCTGCGCGCCCCGGCGCCGATCAAATAA
- a CDS encoding amino acid ABC transporter substrate-binding protein, which translates to MMPSTRSLAVLLLGVLLGVSFIASGDAAPSGPPVRIGSTLALTGPLAATALVHKIAGEVYVENLNRKNGLLGRPVEWIVLDDQSKPDLARTLYEKLVTVDKVDLLIGPYATGAILSAMAVAQRYQKLLIHHTFGIPHLAKYEMHFPTWAIGPEPGRTFPSLLLDALAASPKPPKTIAIVTSKFPSVHFMSVGAREVAAKRGLKEVVYLEFEFGTRDFGPIAARVKDANPDFLWVGAIGLEGNQLLEALRKLDYRPSLHFYLYPAPGPMAVSPDAQWALSTTIFEEHPPFTSHPVAAEFAKQFRERAAKAGLPYQAADIQAAASYAAWQLLEAAVTATKSLDDRALAQWLRANRVDTIIGKLRFDGPNNYGDDLSKVKQVQDGKWVVVWPREHAAPGAKLLVP; encoded by the coding sequence ATGATGCCCTCGACGCGCAGCCTTGCCGTCCTGCTCCTGGGGGTCCTGCTCGGCGTCAGCTTCATCGCCTCCGGCGACGCCGCCCCGTCGGGCCCGCCGGTGAGGATCGGCAGCACGCTGGCCTTGACCGGACCGCTGGCCGCGACGGCGCTGGTCCACAAGATCGCGGGCGAAGTCTACGTCGAGAACCTCAACCGGAAGAACGGGCTGCTGGGGCGGCCGGTGGAGTGGATCGTGCTGGACGACCAGTCCAAGCCCGATCTGGCCCGCACCCTCTACGAGAAGCTCGTCACCGTGGACAAGGTCGATCTCCTCATCGGCCCCTACGCCACCGGGGCCATCCTCTCGGCCATGGCCGTCGCCCAGCGCTACCAGAAGCTGCTGATCCACCACACGTTCGGCATTCCCCACCTGGCCAAGTACGAGATGCACTTCCCCACCTGGGCGATCGGGCCCGAGCCGGGGCGGACGTTCCCCAGTCTGCTCCTCGACGCGCTGGCCGCCTCGCCAAAGCCGCCGAAGACGATCGCCATCGTCACCAGCAAGTTCCCCTCGGTGCACTTCATGTCGGTCGGGGCGCGCGAGGTGGCGGCCAAGCGCGGCCTCAAGGAGGTGGTCTACCTCGAGTTCGAGTTCGGCACCCGCGACTTCGGGCCCATCGCTGCCCGCGTCAAGGACGCCAATCCGGACTTCCTCTGGGTGGGCGCCATCGGGCTCGAGGGCAACCAGCTCCTGGAGGCGCTCCGGAAGCTCGACTACCGGCCGTCCCTGCACTTCTACCTCTATCCGGCGCCGGGCCCCATGGCGGTGTCGCCGGACGCCCAGTGGGCACTCTCCACCACCATTTTCGAGGAGCACCCGCCGTTCACCAGCCACCCGGTTGCCGCCGAGTTCGCCAAACAATTCCGCGAGCGCGCGGCCAAGGCCGGCCTGCCCTATCAGGCGGCCGACATCCAGGCGGCGGCCTCCTACGCGGCCTGGCAGCTCCTGGAGGCCGCGGTGACGGCGACGAAGAGCCTGGACGACCGGGCGCTGGCCCAGTGGCTCCGGGCCAACCGCGTGGACACGATCATCGGCAAGCTCCGGTTCGATGGCCCCAACAACTACGGCGACGATCTCAGCAAGGTGAAGCAGGTTCAGGACGGCAAGTGGGTGGTCGTGTGGCCCAGGGAGCACGCGGCGCCGGGGGCCAAGCTCCTCGTTCCCTGA
- the rimO gene encoding 30S ribosomal protein S12 methylthiotransferase RimO, translating into MKVHLTTLGCPKNQVDSELMLGMLTAAGFPLADRPEDAECLIVNTCAFIDRAREESVQTILELAQLKARGRCRSLIVTGCLTQRYGSEVMKEMPEVDAILGTSGLERIVELVGQAANRLDWATSAPPGYLYDAATPRLTSARVPYAYVKIAEGCDMGCTFCAIPQFRGRHRSRPLRDIVAEVEGLAGRGIQEAILVSQDTLAYGRDLPGNGDIGDLLLALGDTRMPWIRPMYLHPAHVSDRLLAKWRRARIVPYLDLPVQHGDDGILKSMRRAVTARRMREVVAAFRDAVPGLTVRTTILVGFPGETEAAFHNLLAFIEDVAFDRLGVFTYSPEEGTPSPDFPDQVPAEVAAERATVVQEAQDRIGWERARALLDTVQEVLVDGPSVDSAFEWEGRTAGQAPEIDGLVYLRGRFEPGRFARVRIVEVEGYELVGERA; encoded by the coding sequence ATGAAGGTCCACCTCACCACCCTCGGCTGTCCCAAGAACCAGGTGGATTCCGAGCTGATGCTCGGGATGCTCACCGCGGCCGGCTTTCCGCTGGCCGACCGGCCAGAGGACGCCGAGTGCCTCATCGTCAACACCTGCGCCTTCATCGACCGAGCCCGTGAGGAATCGGTGCAGACGATCCTCGAGCTGGCCCAGCTCAAGGCGCGGGGACGCTGCCGCTCCCTCATCGTCACCGGCTGCCTCACGCAGCGCTACGGCAGCGAGGTCATGAAGGAGATGCCGGAGGTCGACGCCATCCTGGGGACTTCCGGCCTCGAGAGGATCGTCGAACTCGTCGGCCAGGCGGCCAATCGTCTCGACTGGGCGACCTCGGCGCCGCCCGGGTACCTCTACGACGCGGCGACGCCGCGCCTGACCAGCGCGCGCGTCCCCTACGCGTACGTGAAGATCGCGGAAGGCTGCGACATGGGCTGTACCTTCTGCGCCATCCCGCAGTTCCGCGGCCGGCACCGCAGCCGGCCGCTCCGCGACATCGTCGCCGAGGTGGAGGGGCTGGCCGGGCGCGGCATCCAGGAAGCCATTCTAGTATCGCAGGACACGCTGGCCTACGGCCGCGACCTGCCCGGCAACGGCGACATCGGCGATCTGCTGCTGGCGCTCGGCGACACGCGCATGCCGTGGATCCGCCCCATGTACCTCCATCCGGCCCACGTCAGCGACCGGCTGCTGGCGAAGTGGCGGCGCGCCCGCATCGTCCCCTACCTCGACCTGCCCGTACAGCACGGCGACGACGGAATTCTGAAATCCATGCGCCGGGCGGTGACGGCCCGCCGCATGAGGGAGGTCGTGGCGGCGTTCCGCGACGCGGTTCCGGGCCTGACCGTGCGCACGACGATCCTCGTCGGTTTCCCCGGCGAGACCGAGGCCGCCTTCCACAACTTGTTGGCGTTCATCGAGGACGTCGCTTTCGACCGCCTCGGAGTCTTCACCTACTCGCCGGAGGAGGGCACGCCCTCGCCGGACTTCCCCGACCAGGTCCCGGCCGAGGTCGCCGCCGAGCGCGCCACCGTCGTGCAGGAGGCGCAGGATCGGATCGGCTGGGAGCGCGCCCGGGCGCTGCTGGACACCGTGCAGGAGGTGCTCGTCGACGGGCCCAGCGTGGACTCTGCCTTCGAGTGGGAAGGGCGAACCGCAGGCCAGGCACCCGAGATCGACGGCCTCGTGTATCTCCGCGGCCGTTTCGAGCCCGGGCGCTTCGCCCGCGTGCGGATCGTCGAGGTCGAGGGCTACGAGCTGGTCGGCGAGCGGGCCTAG
- a CDS encoding nicotinamide-nucleotide amidohydrolase family protein, with product MALTPVAQIVSVGVAGGAADEQVATVAAALAAAGLPAASRVFVEDDEAALERALRAEVSLTVVLADPGGSTSETVRRAVAGIADVGLDDRLALPPRGAALWTVADAAPAWALEAGSRAFVVLPRAGSLERTLEAHLGPFVRARLAGRGLAFRTLRVVGVSLSAVDERLADWRGPAAAAGEVEVSAVTAEGEVWVRLRARGATPAAAAETLASVEAKISALLGDDCYSRDEEVLERVVGRLLAARRLTLAVAESCTGGLLGHRLTNVPGSSNYFECGVVVYSNRAKEEMLGVPASVLRAHGAVSGPCSEAMATGICRASGSDCGLAITGIAGPDGGTPAKPVGTVFIGLAVRGAVTSRRFQFAGDRGSVKWQSAQMALDMLRRRLLSDGPAGAETQRPVLDASR from the coding sequence GTGGCCCTGACGCCGGTCGCCCAGATCGTGAGCGTCGGTGTCGCAGGCGGGGCGGCCGACGAGCAGGTGGCGACGGTGGCGGCGGCCCTGGCCGCCGCCGGTCTGCCCGCGGCCTCCCGCGTCTTCGTCGAGGACGACGAGGCGGCTCTGGAGCGGGCGCTGAGGGCGGAGGTCTCCCTCACGGTGGTCCTCGCCGATCCTGGCGGTTCGACGAGCGAGACCGTGCGGCGTGCGGTGGCCGGGATCGCGGACGTCGGGCTCGACGATCGCCTCGCACTGCCGCCCCGGGGCGCCGCCCTCTGGACGGTGGCCGACGCGGCACCGGCGTGGGCGCTCGAGGCGGGGAGCCGCGCCTTCGTCGTGCTGCCGCGGGCGGGGAGCCTCGAGCGAACCCTCGAGGCCCACCTGGGACCGTTCGTCCGGGCGCGGCTCGCCGGTCGCGGCCTCGCGTTCCGCACCCTCCGGGTGGTCGGCGTCAGCCTGTCGGCGGTCGACGAGCGGCTGGCCGACTGGCGCGGCCCGGCCGCGGCCGCCGGCGAGGTCGAGGTGAGCGCCGTGACGGCCGAGGGCGAGGTGTGGGTCAGGTTGCGCGCGCGTGGGGCCACGCCCGCGGCGGCGGCCGAGACGCTCGCCTCGGTGGAGGCGAAGATCAGCGCCCTCCTCGGCGACGACTGCTACAGCCGTGACGAGGAGGTGCTCGAGCGCGTGGTCGGGCGGCTGCTCGCCGCTCGCCGGCTGACGCTGGCCGTCGCCGAGTCGTGCACGGGCGGCTTGCTCGGCCACCGGCTCACGAACGTGCCGGGCTCGTCGAATTACTTCGAGTGCGGCGTCGTGGTCTACTCCAACCGGGCGAAGGAGGAGATGCTCGGCGTCCCTGCCTCCGTGCTCCGCGCCCATGGCGCCGTGAGCGGCCCGTGCTCCGAAGCGATGGCCACCGGCATCTGCCGAGCGAGCGGCAGCGACTGCGGGCTGGCGATCACCGGCATCGCCGGCCCCGACGGCGGCACCCCGGCCAAGCCGGTTGGAACCGTCTTCATCGGGCTCGCCGTCAGGGGAGCGGTCACCTCGCGGCGCTTCCAGTTCGCGGGAGACCGCGGGTCGGTGAAGTGGCAGTCAGCCCAGATGGCCCTGGACATGCTGCGACGCCGGCTCCTGTCCGACGGGCCGGCCGGCGCCGAGACCCAGCGCCCGGTCCTGGACGCCTCGCGATAG
- a CDS encoding DUF1326 domain-containing protein, with translation MAKTSWRLSGDYFETCSCDFLCPCMPSNLAARPTQGHCNFAFVFHVDQGRYGDVGLDGQNFAVVGHAPGVMAQGNWSVGVITDARANADQQQAITAIVSGQAGGPMAALAPLLGKFLGVESKPIRYTKDGLKRSVSIPEMLDQAVEGVPGAKADEPLYIDNTIHPANSRLALAKAVRSHLHAFGITWDSTSGRNNGHFAPFTWQA, from the coding sequence ATGGCCAAGACATCGTGGCGCCTCAGCGGCGACTACTTCGAGACCTGCAGCTGCGACTTCCTGTGCCCGTGTATGCCCTCCAATCTGGCGGCGCGCCCCACCCAGGGCCATTGCAACTTCGCCTTCGTCTTTCACGTCGACCAGGGGCGTTACGGCGACGTCGGGCTGGACGGGCAGAACTTCGCCGTCGTCGGCCACGCGCCCGGCGTGATGGCCCAGGGCAACTGGTCGGTCGGCGTCATCACCGATGCCCGCGCGAACGCGGATCAGCAGCAGGCGATCACCGCCATCGTGAGCGGTCAGGCCGGAGGTCCCATGGCGGCCCTCGCCCCGCTTCTCGGGAAGTTCCTCGGGGTGGAGAGCAAGCCGATCCGCTACACGAAGGACGGCCTGAAGCGGTCGGTCTCGATCCCCGAGATGCTCGATCAGGCGGTCGAGGGAGTTCCCGGCGCGAAGGCCGACGAGCCGCTCTACATCGACAACACCATCCATCCCGCCAACTCCCGCCTGGCCCTGGCCAAGGCCGTGCGGAGCCACCTTCACGCCTTCGGCATCACCTGGGACAGCACGAGCGGGCGGAACAATGGTCACTTCGCCCCGTTCACGTGGCAGGCCTAG
- a CDS encoding PEP-CTERM sorting domain-containing protein (PEP-CTERM proteins occur, often in large numbers, in the proteomes of bacteria that also encode an exosortase, a predicted intramembrane cysteine proteinase. The presence of a PEP-CTERM domain at a protein's C-terminus predicts cleavage within the sorting domain, followed by covalent anchoring to some some component of the (usually Gram-negative) cell surface. Many PEP-CTERM proteins exhibit an unusual sequence composition that includes large numbers of potential glycosylation sites. Expression of one such protein has been shown restore the ability of a bacterium to form floc, a type of biofilm.): MFGCTYTWPSGLLGQGHRVTAQTPEPTAGFLTALGLLTALAVRRRRRRRR; this comes from the coding sequence ATGTTCGGTTGCACCTACACGTGGCCCAGCGGCCTTCTGGGGCAGGGACACCGGGTCACCGCTCAGACGCCCGAGCCGACGGCCGGGTTCCTCACCGCCCTCGGGCTGCTCACGGCACTCGCGGTGAGAAGACGGCGGCGGCGGCGGCGCTAG